Proteins from one Faecalibacterium sp. I3-3-33 genomic window:
- a CDS encoding recombinase family protein has translation MTTAPNSAILDPVTNPVPTVAPQSKEDTTMSGATNKITALYCRLSQEDARLGESLSIENQKAILLEYAKKNHFPNPVFFVDDGYSGTNYDRPGFQSMLTEIEVGHIGIVITKDLSRLGRNSALTGLYTNFTFPQYGVRYIAINDNYDTIDPNSVNNDFAGIKNWFNEFYARDTSRKIRAVQKAKGERGVPLTVNVPYGYVKDPENPKHWLVDPEAAAIVKRIFSMCMEGRGPTQIANQLWVDKVLTPTAYKLSHGLSTNSPAPEDPYRWDKRAVSSILERLEYTGCTVNFKTYTNSIWDKKRHLNPVENQAIFPDTHERIIDDDVFEKVQEIRSQRHRMTRTGKSSIFSGMVYCADCGSKMQYGSSNHRNFSQDFFDCSLHKKNGSKCKGHFIRVKVLEGRVLSHVQRVTDYILCHEDYFRKVMEEQLRVESTEKLIVLKKQLARNEKRIADLKRLFMKIYEDNVNGKLSDDRFDMMSQSYDAEQKQLEEEVLSIQQEIEVQEQQIENIEKFVQKAHKYVHIEELTPYALRELVSAIYVDAPDKSSGKRVQHIHIKYDGLGYIPLDELEAKEKA, from the coding sequence ATGACAACTGCGCCCAATTCTGCTATACTTGACCCGGTAACCAATCCTGTACCGACAGTTGCTCCACAGAGTAAGGAGGACACAACAATGTCTGGAGCAACGAATAAAATCACCGCACTTTACTGCCGACTGTCGCAAGAGGACGCACGGCTCGGCGAAAGCCTGTCCATTGAGAACCAGAAGGCTATTCTTCTGGAATACGCTAAGAAGAATCACTTTCCGAACCCGGTGTTCTTTGTGGACGATGGATATTCCGGCACGAACTACGACCGCCCCGGCTTTCAGAGTATGCTGACCGAGATCGAAGTAGGGCATATAGGAATCGTTATCACGAAGGATTTGTCCCGACTGGGACGCAATTCTGCCTTGACAGGTCTGTACACAAACTTCACTTTTCCCCAGTATGGCGTTCGCTACATTGCCATTAACGACAACTACGACACCATTGACCCAAACAGCGTAAACAACGATTTTGCGGGCATTAAGAACTGGTTCAACGAGTTTTACGCCCGTGATACCAGCCGCAAGATTCGGGCTGTTCAGAAGGCCAAGGGAGAGCGTGGAGTACCGCTGACGGTCAATGTGCCGTACGGCTATGTGAAAGACCCGGAGAACCCGAAACATTGGCTTGTTGATCCAGAAGCGGCTGCAATCGTGAAGCGCATCTTCTCCATGTGCATGGAAGGCCGTGGCCCGACCCAAATTGCAAACCAACTGTGGGTGGACAAAGTTCTGACTCCCACCGCCTATAAGTTGAGCCATGGCCTGAGTACGAACTCACCCGCCCCGGAAGACCCTTATCGCTGGGATAAAAGAGCAGTAAGTTCGATTCTGGAACGCCTGGAGTACACTGGCTGCACAGTCAACTTTAAGACCTATACTAACTCTATCTGGGATAAAAAGAGACATCTGAATCCCGTGGAAAATCAGGCTATCTTCCCGGATACACATGAGCGCATTATTGACGATGATGTGTTTGAAAAGGTTCAGGAGATTCGTAGCCAGCGTCACCGCATGACCCGGACAGGCAAGAGCAGCATTTTCTCCGGTATGGTCTACTGCGCTGACTGCGGTTCCAAGATGCAATATGGTTCGTCCAATCACAGGAACTTCAGTCAAGACTTCTTTGATTGCTCTCTGCACAAGAAGAACGGGAGCAAGTGCAAGGGACACTTCATCCGGGTAAAGGTTTTGGAGGGCCGTGTGCTAAGCCATGTTCAGCGGGTGACGGACTACATCCTCTGTCATGAGGACTACTTCCGCAAGGTCATGGAGGAGCAGCTTCGGGTGGAAAGCACCGAAAAGCTGATTGTCCTGAAGAAGCAGCTTGCCCGGAATGAGAAGCGGATCGCAGACCTCAAACGGCTGTTCATGAAGATTTACGAGGACAATGTTAACGGAAAGCTTAGCGATGACCGCTTCGACATGATGAGTCAGAGCTACGATGCCGAACAGAAGCAGCTGGAAGAGGAAGTTCTCTCCATCCAGCAGGAAATTGAAGTACAGGAACAGCAGATCGAGAATATTGAAAAGTTCGTCCAGAAAGCGCACAAGTACGTTCATATTGAAGAACTCACCCCTTATGCTCTCCGTGAACTGGTGTCGGCCATCTATGTGGATGCCCCGGATAAGTCCAGCGGAAAGCGGGTGCAGCACATCCATATCAAGTACGATGGGCTGGGGTACATCCCTCTGGATGAACTGGAAGCAAAAGAAAAGGCGTGA